A stretch of the Candidatus Bathyarchaeia archaeon genome encodes the following:
- a CDS encoding ATP-binding cassette domain-containing protein, whose protein sequence is MPSVIETRSVIVEYPSIRGTLRLYDQGVSLKVDQGDFLAILGGSGWGKSTLVNVVLGLEKPIHGQVRFREHDVTRESFVKRCALVKTAAVFQRPTALPQMTVSQNLHLALSLAGVPRKERDERIKEALAFFGLDKIERSYPDGLSAGQRRRIDLARALAVKPELLVIDEPTGDLDGSATNLLIPLLRGLNRNQGTTIFMTTALPRQASQAKHQVHLRPPLHLTPENRMIGD, encoded by the coding sequence ATGCCATCAGTAATCGAGACTAGATCGGTAATAGTTGAATACCCGTCCATCCGAGGCACCCTGCGTCTTTACGATCAAGGCGTTTCCTTGAAGGTGGATCAGGGCGACTTCCTCGCGATTCTCGGCGGGTCGGGGTGGGGAAAATCGACGCTCGTCAATGTTGTCTTAGGATTGGAGAAGCCAATTCATGGCCAGGTGAGGTTCCGCGAACACGACGTCACACGGGAGTCTTTTGTGAAGCGATGTGCCTTGGTGAAGACAGCCGCCGTTTTCCAGCGTCCCACAGCTCTTCCGCAAATGACGGTGTCTCAAAACCTGCACCTAGCCTTATCGCTAGCAGGAGTGCCCAGGAAAGAACGAGATGAAAGGATAAAGGAAGCTCTCGCCTTCTTCGGACTTGACAAAATAGAACGTTCATACCCTGACGGGCTGAGTGCAGGTCAACGAAGGCGAATCGATCTCGCAAGAGCACTCGCGGTGAAACCCGAGCTCCTGGTAATCGACGAGCCAACAGGTGACTTGGATGGCTCTGCTACAAACCTGTTGATTCCTCTTCTCAGGGGATTGAACAGAAACCAAGGAACAACGATCTTCATGACGACCGCCTTACCTCGTCAGGCATCCCAGGCCAAGCACCAGGTGCATCTTAGACCACCATTGCATCTCACGCCAGAAAACAGGATGATAGGAGACTGA
- a CDS encoding nucleotidyltransferase family protein: MVPPRTVEVLIQIEDPPQKCRMQMKAFVLAGGAGTRLSPLTSYVPKGMIPIAGRPFIDYVISYLAGHGIRNIIMLLSDEDSEVYRNHLDDGSKYGVNIGYSISPRTGTANALKEASSHIDSTFLVYYGDVLTNLDLTDMIRFHKEKKATCTVALSTGVRIDYGVGRVDKDGRIEYFEEKPVIKEYPVSIGVCLCEPAVLKYCTTGSDIAANVIPALVAKGEQVYGYLTQEPHHDIGSFKQLDEVKKILKTHGKTQTKDTLRKD, translated from the coding sequence TTGGTTCCACCTCGGACAGTTGAAGTCCTTATACAGATCGAAGACCCGCCGCAAAAGTGCAGGATGCAGATGAAGGCGTTTGTTCTGGCCGGCGGCGCAGGAACACGGCTGTCGCCACTTACAAGCTACGTTCCGAAAGGCATGATCCCGATCGCAGGCAGACCGTTCATCGATTATGTCATCAGCTATCTCGCGGGCCACGGAATACGAAATATCATCATGCTGTTGTCCGACGAGGATAGCGAAGTCTACCGCAACCATCTCGACGATGGATCGAAGTACGGTGTAAACATCGGTTACAGCATCAGTCCACGAACCGGGACGGCAAACGCGCTCAAGGAAGCGAGTAGCCATATTGACTCAACCTTTCTCGTCTACTACGGAGATGTTCTCACAAACCTCGATCTAACGGATATGATCCGGTTCCATAAAGAAAAGAAAGCAACCTGCACAGTCGCACTAAGCACCGGCGTCCGAATCGACTATGGAGTCGGGCGAGTCGACAAAGACGGGAGAATAGAGTATTTTGAAGAAAAACCCGTCATCAAAGAATACCCCGTCTCTATTGGCGTCTGCCTCTGTGAGCCAGCCGTCCTCAAATATTGCACTACCGGATCAGATATCGCCGCCAACGTTATTCCAGCACTGGTCGCCAAAGGTGAACAAGTCTACGGATATCTGACCCAAGAACCACACCATGATATTGGATCGTTCAAGCAGCTGGACGAGGTGAAGAAGATTTTGAAGACTCACGGCAAGACGCAGACGAAAGACACGTTGAGGAAGGACTAG
- a CDS encoding Snf7 family protein, which produces MEPVPSTPDFKIEMSYKSMKNWDREQREPLLSKVTDRIHHQEPLKEKISQVVYKLKVQQNRLEGANLKTQQHDKSLFDKCVQAQMSKDTMRSAMYANEIAEIRKIAKVTLRSELALEQVVLRLETIQEFGDVAAMMGPVAGVVHQIKNQIAGVIPQVGYELGEISDTLNSVVMEVGEATGQGYDLEASGPEASKIISEANTIAETRMREKFPELPSPTATAEHETVIPR; this is translated from the coding sequence TTGGAACCTGTCCCAAGTACACCAGATTTCAAGATCGAAATGTCATACAAGTCCATGAAGAATTGGGACCGAGAGCAAAGGGAACCCTTACTCTCGAAGGTCACCGATCGCATCCACCACCAAGAACCACTCAAAGAAAAGATCTCACAAGTCGTCTACAAACTCAAAGTACAACAGAACAGGCTCGAAGGGGCCAATCTCAAAACACAGCAACACGACAAGTCACTCTTCGACAAGTGCGTTCAAGCCCAGATGTCCAAAGATACAATGAGAAGCGCAATGTACGCCAACGAGATCGCGGAGATCCGGAAAATCGCCAAAGTCACACTCAGAAGCGAACTAGCACTCGAACAAGTCGTACTACGACTCGAAACAATCCAGGAATTCGGCGACGTCGCAGCAATGATGGGCCCAGTAGCGGGAGTTGTACACCAGATCAAGAACCAGATCGCAGGAGTCATCCCACAAGTCGGATACGAACTAGGCGAGATCTCTGACACGCTAAACAGCGTAGTCATGGAAGTCGGCGAAGCAACAGGCCAAGGTTACGACCTCGAAGCATCAGGTCCAGAAGCATCAAAGATCATCTCAGAAGCCAACACCATAGCCGAGACACGGATGCGTGAGAAGTTCCCGGAGTTACCCTCTCCAACCGCCACCGCAGAACACGAGACAGTGATTCCAAGGTAG
- a CDS encoding CdvA-like protein, whose amino-acid sequence MLSPELETKALLGRSVSDIYGRLLGRVIGIERNPFGEMEGVQVEATGGIILTAKARQMALTPKAITISPEWKLESEDIISELTLLRKRVGALESLKDSKEIDGEIYSELLESQKSGYMDKVKLASSLVSSMRSRLAEITGQITSLTKYLVNAKLDHKSGELDDDSLKLAQGSIEPSLRPLIAERNDLTSSIKIVEQVLPSRVSVN is encoded by the coding sequence ATGCTATCTCCTGAGCTCGAGACGAAAGCGCTTCTAGGACGAAGCGTTTCAGACATCTATGGCAGACTACTGGGACGCGTAATCGGTATCGAGCGCAACCCGTTTGGTGAGATGGAAGGGGTCCAGGTAGAAGCTACTGGTGGAATTATTCTCACAGCCAAAGCCCGGCAGATGGCTCTAACCCCGAAGGCGATCACCATATCGCCTGAGTGGAAGCTGGAATCAGAGGACATCATTTCCGAACTAACGTTGTTGAGGAAGAGGGTCGGAGCACTTGAATCCCTGAAAGACTCGAAGGAGATCGATGGGGAGATTTATTCGGAGCTTCTCGAGTCGCAGAAGTCTGGCTATATGGACAAGGTCAAACTAGCAAGTTCCCTAGTCTCCTCTATGAGGTCGAGACTCGCTGAGATAACGGGACAAATAACAAGTCTCACAAAATATCTCGTCAACGCAAAACTCGATCACAAAAGTGGAGAACTTGACGATGATTCTCTGAAGCTAGCACAAGGCTCTATCGAGCCGAGTCTTAGGCCTCTGATCGCGGAGAGAAACGATCTTACCTCATCGATCAAGATTGTGGAGCAGGTCCTGCCATCAAGGGTCAGCGTTAACTAG
- a CDS encoding CdvA-like protein, which yields MPITLEQVRRFLGRTLQDPYGRAFGKVVGISANLRDEITGVGIEVGNGEFLQCPGDRVAITGDTLILAPAWKVEAEEFRKEFDIVTRRLRALDELFSVGDIQKDVYEDLRKQHEDAINELKGKRKEIIDTLSQRNSTLNTQLRQLQTHLAGNKMLHASGEFDDMNYKAASDAIDSGLVRAMAEKKDVETIYSYLQKLDSAQGPPAAQQPQPIPQVPQPATTTSPSRDPVLVLHVRET from the coding sequence ATGCCGATAACACTTGAACAAGTCCGGAGATTCCTGGGCAGAACCCTCCAAGACCCCTACGGCAGAGCCTTCGGCAAAGTCGTAGGCATATCAGCCAATCTCCGAGACGAGATCACCGGAGTAGGAATAGAGGTCGGCAATGGAGAATTCCTCCAATGCCCCGGCGACCGGGTCGCCATAACAGGCGATACCCTCATCCTGGCACCTGCTTGGAAGGTCGAAGCTGAGGAATTTCGCAAAGAATTCGACATCGTGACCCGACGCCTACGAGCCCTCGACGAGCTGTTCAGTGTCGGAGACATCCAAAAAGATGTCTACGAAGATCTCAGGAAACAGCACGAAGACGCGATCAACGAACTAAAGGGCAAGAGAAAGGAGATCATCGACACTCTCAGCCAGCGAAACAGCACCCTCAACACCCAACTCCGGCAATTACAGACTCACCTCGCGGGCAACAAGATGTTGCACGCCTCCGGCGAGTTCGATGACATGAATTACAAAGCAGCCAGCGACGCCATTGACAGCGGGCTGGTTCGCGCGATGGCAGAGAAGAAGGACGTTGAGACGATCTACAGTTATCTGCAGAAGCTCGACTCGGCCCAAGGGCCGCCTGCTGCACAACAGCCACAACCCATTCCTCAAGTCCCTCAACCAGCAACCACAACGTCCCCCTCGAGAGATCCAGTTCTAGTACTTCACGTGAGGGAGACTTAG
- a CDS encoding NUDIX domain-containing protein yields the protein MQPRQRIKVTSAGGVVYRWDSDKPLFLLLLSNKRGVWCLPKGLIEEGEDEVTTAMREVREETGVSRVKLHGKLGAIKYQFGFRGKTYDKTVHFFLFETDQADAKVGTEHDAMEWMPYEKAVQTMSYPNEKEMLTKAWNMIQAEKAHSSEVKQGQSKLPTS from the coding sequence ATGCAGCCCAGACAGAGGATCAAGGTCACGTCTGCAGGGGGAGTTGTCTATCGGTGGGATAGCGATAAGCCGCTTTTCTTGCTACTGTTGAGCAACAAGAGAGGAGTTTGGTGCCTGCCGAAAGGGTTGATCGAGGAAGGCGAGGACGAGGTTACGACGGCTATGCGGGAGGTCCGGGAAGAGACTGGGGTCAGCAGGGTAAAGCTGCATGGGAAGCTTGGCGCGATCAAGTACCAGTTCGGTTTTCGTGGGAAAACATACGATAAGACCGTTCACTTCTTTCTCTTTGAAACCGATCAGGCTGACGCGAAGGTGGGGACCGAGCACGATGCTATGGAATGGATGCCTTACGAGAAGGCGGTTCAGACAATGTCTTATCCGAACGAGAAGGAGATGCTAACGAAGGCGTGGAATATGATACAGGCTGAGAAGGCGCATTCTTCTGAAGTCAAGCAAGGTCAAAGCAAGCTTCCAACGAGCTAA
- a CDS encoding Xaa-Pro peptidase family protein — translation MIKDLDVEMEKRNVDSIMVFGDSTVGNPDLRYVAGTSLPRGGIFLKRRSNDPTLIVSNIDVGSAREGKVRDIKTYSDYGYERIASKYDRDEARVRFYQKIMKDEGLRGPTILGGRNDVSSALHMIDALRRRGVKIIGEKSPTIIETARETKDRWEIERLRVLGKKTIRVVEDTLRFLRGARVNGKRVSYKSKPLSVGTVRKVIGRSLAEENLVAPEDTIFAPGKRSSDPHYRGEDQDIVRAEEPIVFDIFPSEPDGYWHDCTRTYLFGSAPKKVQEMYDAVLEVQSSALDVVKEQVPCKEMMANACKIFEKKGYLTARQLIKGNKEARTRGFMHGLGHGVGLTIGERPYLSLYGKDQLRKGSVVTIEPGLYEPRWGGVRIEDIVVVGSPSENITPLSKDIEL, via the coding sequence TTGATCAAAGATCTCGACGTGGAGATGGAAAAGAGAAATGTTGACTCGATCATGGTCTTCGGAGATTCTACAGTCGGAAATCCGGACCTTCGATACGTGGCAGGAACCTCTCTTCCAAGAGGCGGAATATTCCTGAAACGTAGATCAAATGATCCGACACTTATTGTCAGCAATATCGACGTGGGAAGTGCCCGCGAGGGAAAAGTTCGCGATATCAAGACGTACTCGGATTATGGTTACGAACGCATAGCGAGTAAGTACGACCGGGATGAGGCTAGGGTCAGGTTCTACCAGAAGATCATGAAAGACGAGGGTCTTCGCGGCCCAACAATTCTGGGAGGAAGAAATGACGTGTCAAGTGCGCTGCACATGATCGATGCTCTCCGTCGTAGAGGTGTGAAGATCATTGGAGAGAAGTCGCCTACGATCATCGAAACTGCGCGTGAGACTAAGGATCGATGGGAGATTGAAAGGCTGAGAGTTCTGGGCAAGAAGACCATAAGGGTCGTAGAAGACACCCTCAGATTTCTGAGAGGAGCGAGAGTCAATGGGAAGAGGGTATCTTACAAGTCAAAGCCGTTGAGTGTCGGGACAGTCAGGAAGGTCATAGGAAGGTCGCTTGCCGAGGAGAACCTTGTTGCGCCGGAGGATACGATCTTCGCGCCTGGGAAAAGATCCAGCGATCCTCACTATAGAGGTGAAGATCAGGATATTGTCCGAGCTGAGGAGCCTATTGTCTTTGACATTTTTCCCTCCGAGCCAGATGGGTACTGGCACGATTGCACCAGAACCTACCTGTTCGGTTCCGCCCCTAAGAAGGTCCAGGAGATGTATGATGCCGTTCTTGAAGTTCAGTCTTCTGCATTGGATGTGGTGAAGGAGCAGGTTCCTTGTAAAGAAATGATGGCAAACGCGTGCAAGATCTTCGAAAAGAAAGGGTACCTGACTGCAAGGCAGCTGATCAAGGGCAACAAAGAAGCGAGGACTCGCGGGTTCATGCACGGGCTCGGTCATGGCGTGGGATTGACTATTGGAGAGAGACCCTATCTCTCATTGTATGGCAAGGATCAGCTGAGAAAAGGGTCGGTGGTGACGATCGAACCAGGCCTCTACGAGCCCAGATGGGGCGGTGTCAGGATCGAGGATATTGTGGTTGTCGGTTCTCCCTCGGAAAATATCACGCCTTTGTCGAAAGATATTGAATTATAG
- the cysS gene encoding cysteine--tRNA ligase — translation MTDLATSELRVYNTLTRGQDKFQPNRSNRVNMFVCGPTVWDVSHIGHGKTYVAYDIIARYLRRKGFSVFFLLNITDVDDKIINKAHDLGEQPLALTKRMAKSFFKDMKDLHVDSVNLYANASDHIPEIIDQVTGLLKKGLAYRVDDDIYFDISKFPGYGKLSHQKLEDLTVHRVDPDPRKKHPGDFALWKSQKPGEIFWDSPWGKGRPGWHIEDTAITLTYFGPTYDVHGGGTELIFPHHEAEIAQAEGLTGKEPLARYWLHTGLLSIKGTEMHKSLGNFITIQEMIRKVGTPGLRVFYAGTHYRSPLDFTEDALQQAVSLARRFRRAHDQLVMAGAKAGGKMMESAPVLKLLGEARDDFFKAMDDDFNTPGALAAFIRIVGLAEEETRNPKSESVKAIIDAMEDLGSVLGVLETETVAGDRVAELVNFVLELRNELRNKRDYGSADRIRDRMAKLGFVVEDSAEETRWIT, via the coding sequence TTGACAGACCTAGCAACTTCTGAGCTTAGAGTATACAATACGCTGACTCGGGGGCAGGACAAGTTCCAGCCGAACCGGTCTAACCGCGTGAACATGTTTGTATGCGGCCCTACGGTTTGGGACGTGTCGCATATCGGCCATGGAAAGACCTACGTCGCCTACGATATCATTGCTCGATATCTGCGGAGGAAAGGATTCAGCGTCTTCTTCCTTCTCAATATTACCGATGTTGACGATAAGATCATCAACAAGGCTCACGATCTAGGCGAACAACCGCTTGCTCTAACAAAGCGTATGGCGAAATCCTTCTTCAAAGACATGAAAGACTTGCACGTGGACAGCGTCAACCTGTACGCCAATGCTTCCGATCACATTCCAGAGATCATCGACCAGGTCACAGGACTTCTCAAGAAAGGACTGGCCTATAGGGTTGATGACGATATCTACTTTGACATTTCGAAATTTCCAGGTTACGGAAAACTGTCTCATCAGAAGCTTGAGGATCTGACGGTTCACAGGGTCGACCCTGACCCTCGAAAGAAGCATCCCGGCGATTTTGCGTTGTGGAAGAGTCAGAAGCCTGGCGAGATATTCTGGGATAGTCCTTGGGGAAAGGGACGACCTGGATGGCATATAGAAGATACAGCGATTACTCTGACATACTTCGGGCCGACATATGACGTTCATGGGGGTGGTACGGAGTTGATCTTTCCTCATCATGAGGCGGAGATTGCGCAGGCGGAGGGTTTGACAGGGAAAGAGCCGTTGGCGCGTTATTGGCTTCATACAGGATTATTGAGTATCAAGGGGACGGAGATGCACAAATCACTTGGGAATTTCATCACGATTCAGGAGATGATACGGAAGGTTGGTACTCCGGGTTTGCGGGTGTTCTATGCCGGGACGCATTATAGGAGTCCGTTGGACTTTACGGAGGACGCGTTGCAGCAGGCTGTTAGCCTCGCTAGAAGGTTCAGACGGGCACACGACCAACTTGTAATGGCTGGTGCAAAGGCAGGTGGTAAGATGATGGAGTCAGCTCCGGTCTTGAAACTGCTGGGCGAGGCGCGGGACGATTTCTTCAAAGCGATGGACGACGATTTCAACACTCCTGGAGCGCTTGCTGCGTTCATCAGAATAGTCGGATTGGCGGAGGAAGAGACGAGGAATCCGAAGAGCGAGTCGGTCAAAGCGATAATTGACGCTATGGAGGATCTGGGGTCGGTCTTGGGGGTTTTGGAAACTGAGACTGTGGCGGGGGACAGGGTTGCTGAGCTAGTGAACTTCGTCTTGGAGTTGCGGAACGAACTGAGGAACAAACGTGACTATGGATCAGCCGATCGTATTCGTGATCGCATGGCTAAACTTGGCTTCGTGGTTGAGGATTCGGCTGAGGAGACGCGCTGGATAACCTAG
- a CDS encoding AAA family ATPase — MSASEELESLAVRYAKEAIELERKGSKRLAATKYQRAIEVLLKLCSLYPAAPQNKVYTEHVEAYKKRIQELQSDEPIAHPMDSNETRDSKTIKLDQWVLTEKPDISWSDIADLEKPKRAIEESIIFPVRRPDLFPLGWPRGILFFGPPGCGKTLLAAAIASEIKGMFFCADAASLMSKWLGESERNVSQLFTKARDVSENGQPAIVFIDEIDSLMGVRGEEVGGEVRVRNQFLKEMDGILDKNKKLHVYLIGATNKPWVLDEPFIRRFQKRIYVPLPDVKARMDMFQIYAQNLKFQNNVDFAELARRTEGYSGGDIRDLFQSTQIKVVRDFFQRGAANDLNAIPDPITMEDFETIIVGRRPSVSQNIIKRYFDWDESFKAS, encoded by the coding sequence ATCTCGGCCTCAGAAGAACTCGAATCTCTGGCAGTAAGATACGCGAAGGAAGCTATCGAGCTTGAGAGAAAAGGCTCCAAACGGCTTGCCGCCACAAAATACCAACGGGCTATCGAAGTTCTTCTCAAACTATGCTCCCTCTATCCAGCTGCTCCTCAAAACAAAGTCTACACCGAACATGTAGAGGCCTACAAGAAACGAATCCAGGAGCTCCAATCTGATGAGCCGATAGCTCATCCTATGGATTCGAATGAGACCCGAGATTCCAAGACGATCAAGCTTGACCAGTGGGTCCTAACAGAGAAGCCGGACATCAGCTGGAGTGACATCGCAGACCTGGAAAAGCCGAAAAGGGCGATCGAAGAATCCATAATCTTCCCAGTCAGGAGACCAGACCTCTTCCCGCTCGGATGGCCTCGAGGAATACTTTTCTTCGGACCCCCCGGCTGCGGAAAAACACTTCTTGCTGCGGCAATCGCGAGTGAGATCAAGGGGATGTTCTTCTGCGCTGACGCAGCGTCGTTGATGTCGAAGTGGCTTGGAGAATCCGAGCGAAACGTCTCACAATTATTCACCAAGGCAAGAGACGTCTCTGAGAATGGGCAGCCCGCGATCGTCTTCATCGACGAAATAGACTCTCTGATGGGTGTCCGGGGAGAAGAGGTCGGCGGAGAAGTCCGCGTCAGAAACCAGTTCCTCAAAGAGATGGACGGCATCCTCGACAAAAACAAGAAACTCCACGTCTACCTCATCGGTGCGACAAACAAGCCATGGGTCCTGGACGAGCCCTTCATCAGACGCTTCCAGAAGAGAATCTACGTCCCACTCCCCGACGTCAAAGCCCGCATGGATATGTTCCAGATCTACGCCCAGAACCTGAAGTTCCAGAACAACGTCGACTTCGCAGAACTGGCAAGAAGGACCGAAGGCTACTCTGGAGGAGATATTCGCGATCTATTCCAGTCCACCCAGATCAAAGTGGTCCGAGACTTCTTCCAGCGAGGCGCCGCCAACGACCTCAACGCCATTCCGGACCCAATCACCATGGAAGACTTCGAAACCATCATCGTGGGCCGACGGCCAAGCGTCTCCCAGAACATCATCAAGCGCTACTTCGACTGGGACGAATCCTTCAAGGCATCATAG
- a CDS encoding Lrp/AsnC family transcriptional regulator has protein sequence MKEVNLDGTDLRILAELVENSKQSYVEIGRKLALHPNVIAYRVNRLEDAHIIREYTTLIDFGKLGLSEQVIVAANFPSSSSREDILKQICEIPETLNVISSLGTPEGLVFIVARNKEDVNAVLSKLRSMHLDIDFASSVIRTYDEGRLGMFLRSMAGPE, from the coding sequence ATGAAAGAAGTGAACCTTGACGGAACTGATCTGCGCATTCTCGCGGAACTGGTTGAGAACTCAAAGCAGTCCTACGTGGAGATAGGCCGCAAACTCGCCCTCCATCCTAACGTCATCGCTTACAGAGTCAACCGTTTGGAAGATGCTCACATAATCCGTGAGTACACGACACTCATCGATTTTGGAAAGCTCGGGCTTTCAGAACAAGTGATAGTTGCAGCAAACTTCCCCAGCAGCTCGTCCAGAGAGGATATTCTCAAGCAGATTTGCGAAATTCCTGAGACCCTCAACGTCATCAGCTCTCTAGGAACTCCAGAAGGGCTCGTCTTCATAGTAGCCCGCAACAAAGAGGACGTCAACGCCGTTCTATCCAAACTCCGCTCAATGCATCTTGACATTGACTTCGCCTCGTCAGTAATCAGGACTTACGACGAAGGGCGCTTAGGAATGTTCCTTCGGTCAATGGCAGGCCCAGAATAG
- a CDS encoding Snf7 family protein yields MTDRIREAIKPTPMKQRIQFATHKLRTQTTRLERSIAQMESRDQTLRDKCTKALEARDTQTATVFANECVQIRKLIKTSLRSQICLEQALLRLETVEQFGDMVHSMGSVRGLLGAVRGELEGKLPEISTGIGDVEDSLENLTMEIGEAVDSDGMSIPVNDESAHILKEADLMAEQKMREKFPEIPQIVNPAHRVR; encoded by the coding sequence TTGACCGATAGGATTCGAGAAGCTATCAAGCCCACACCGATGAAACAACGAATCCAGTTCGCCACGCACAAGCTCCGCACTCAGACGACAAGGCTGGAGCGAAGCATAGCCCAAATGGAATCGCGAGACCAGACGCTTCGGGACAAGTGCACCAAGGCACTTGAGGCCCGAGACACCCAGACCGCGACCGTTTTCGCGAACGAATGCGTGCAAATTCGAAAGCTCATCAAGACATCTCTCCGCAGCCAGATCTGTCTCGAACAGGCGTTGCTTCGTCTTGAGACCGTAGAGCAGTTCGGCGACATGGTCCACAGCATGGGCTCCGTCAGAGGACTCCTCGGCGCCGTTAGAGGCGAGCTAGAGGGCAAACTCCCTGAAATCTCAACGGGCATTGGGGACGTCGAAGATTCGTTAGAGAATCTGACGATGGAAATTGGTGAAGCTGTCGACTCAGATGGGATGTCTATCCCGGTTAATGATGAGTCCGCTCACATATTGAAGGAAGCGGATCTTATGGCTGAACAGAAGATGAGAGAGAAATTCCCTGAGATTCCCCAGATCGTGAATCCGGCTCATCGAGTGAGGTAG
- a CDS encoding Snf7 family protein produces MKERIAQALFRLGSQKEKLEHMSSRLQQRDKEMFQRCIGAQLSKDPAHAALYANECAEIRKMAHLTLSSELALERVILRMQTVEEFGDIMAQIAPVIGVVRETRGRIAGVIPEVANELGEVNNMLSDMSMETGQVGEDQGFDMSASSTEARKVLEESSAIASQQMKERFPELPMPETRQPVPEAATRAPEQRIPIAITTNGSEEAPLEDRLLNYIKSHNGELSLNSCSAELLVPSDDIRRSLQRLKDDGKIVMD; encoded by the coding sequence TTGAAAGAGCGCATAGCGCAAGCCCTGTTCCGGCTTGGCTCTCAGAAAGAGAAACTGGAGCACATGTCCTCCAGGCTCCAGCAACGCGACAAGGAAATGTTCCAGCGTTGCATTGGCGCACAACTCTCGAAGGACCCAGCCCACGCGGCGCTCTACGCCAACGAGTGCGCAGAGATTCGGAAAATGGCTCATCTTACTCTCAGCAGCGAACTAGCCCTCGAACGCGTTATCCTCCGAATGCAGACGGTCGAAGAATTCGGCGACATAATGGCTCAGATCGCACCAGTCATCGGAGTCGTACGCGAGACACGGGGCAGAATCGCAGGCGTCATCCCCGAAGTCGCCAACGAACTTGGCGAAGTAAACAACATGCTCAGCGACATGAGCATGGAAACCGGACAAGTCGGCGAAGATCAAGGCTTCGACATGAGCGCTTCGAGTACTGAAGCACGCAAAGTACTGGAAGAGTCCAGCGCCATCGCATCCCAACAAATGAAAGAACGATTCCCAGAGCTGCCAATGCCAGAGACCCGCCAACCCGTCCCCGAAGCCGCAACCCGAGCACCGGAACAAAGAATTCCCATAGCCATCACCACGAATGGATCAGAAGAGGCTCCACTAGAAGACAGGTTGCTAAACTACATCAAATCGCACAATGGAGAGCTAAGCCTCAACAGCTGCTCCGCAGAACTCCTCGTACCAAGCGACGACATCAGGCGTTCCCTACAACGGCTCAAGGATGACGGAAAGATAGTCATGGACTAG